From a single Phocoena sinus isolate mPhoSin1 chromosome 1, mPhoSin1.pri, whole genome shotgun sequence genomic region:
- the S100A8 gene encoding protein S100-A8, whose product MLTDLETAMNSLIEVYHKYSLVKGNYHAIYRDDLKKLLETECPKFMTKKDVGTWFKELDINEDGALNFQEFLSLVIKVGLAAHEDIHKE is encoded by the exons ATGCTGACGGACCTGGAGACTGCCATGAACTCCCTCATTGAGGTCTACCACAAGTACTCCCTGGTGAAAGGGAATTACCACGCCATCTATAGGGATGACTTGAAGAAATTGTTAGAGACGGAGTGTCCTAAGTTTATGACG AAAAAGGATGTAGGCACCTGGTTCAAAGAGTTGGACATCAATGAGGATGGTGCACTTAACTTCCAGGAGTTCCTCTCACTGGTAATAAAGGTGGGCCTGGCAGCCCATGAAGACATTCACAAAGAATAA